The following is a genomic window from Chionomys nivalis chromosome 24, mChiNiv1.1, whole genome shotgun sequence.
tgtgttttacttttgttgCCATGACTACAGACCATGGTTGTCTATACTTCAGGATGGCAAAGGATTATACGGCTATGCTGTGGCCTGAGGAAAAGGCTATGTTGCTACGGAGAGAGTGGGGGATGacatgaaattaaagaaaattagagaTCAGGAAAATCCTTACAAATTGACTTAATATTTACAGCTTTGTACTTTGCAAAacttaacaaatttatttttagagaacTCCATCCATATTCCTATCAGAGTGATAAAATACTGTGATACAATGTCTCTTAATGGACTGCTCCAAATCCTAGTCCATATTTTACAGATGTGAGATATGGTTCTCTTTGCTAACGACAGCTCAGAAGTGTTCCAGATGAGCATAACTTTATATACTTTCATCGTGCAGGTGTAATTTTTATTCTGGACTAAATTGCTTTGTTCAATGATTCGTTCATATTGTGATTGTCTGGGTGGAATCTCCAACTCAgctcccactcctcccattccagacccTGCCCCTCAGAAAGCCTACCAAGGCTCAGCTCCTCCCCAGGAGCTGCTCAAGCCCATGCCTACAGGATATTTAAGACCTGGTCACCAGACCTACCtgtgatttctctcctgccttcctgaggGTCACCCAGGAGTGCTCTGGTTTGCTTTGCTCTGATTATCAAATCTGGTTTTATTAATGCAGTCTGATTTGGCTTATTGCATCAGTAAAGGAACCCAATAACTGGGAATCCAATACTTATTAATGATTATAAATCTATTATTCTAGCTTGGTCAAGTTTATATCAGAAAACTACATTGGTGTTCTTTCTtagatacttatttttttttgttatgtttgtaTAACTGTCAAAGGCAAAGAGAGGTATTTTTAAGCAAATGACTGATCATTTCCAGGACACCCATGCAATACCTTCAAAGTCAGAGGTGTGATTAAAAATGCAGGCACCATGTATTATCAAAAGGAATCCTGTGGTAATTAGCTTTTCCTGGCTGGAATAAAATACCCGAGACCACCTTACAAGAAAATGgcttttggctcatggttttgttTCATGCTTGGGAGGATTTGCTCTTTGGGGTCTGTAGTGAGACAGAGGACATGGCAGGGGGCACACGGTAGAGGAGGCTGCTCACCTCAAGCGATgtagaagacagagaggaaggggctTGGCCCCACATCAGGAGCACATGCTCAAATAACCTGACtcttctccagcccctacttccCATCGCTACAGGctagcaggcaatgctattagaCCCCAGGCCTTTGGGGACATGCAAGATTTAAATGATAATGCTGCATTTGGGATGTATATCtaattttattcttaatattcttttatttcacTCTCATGGGATTGGTTTTACTCATCTTTATTGATTCTATGCTTTAAGAAGAACCAGGAGGGAACTGAGAACCACTTGAGGTTTCTCATTTTGTAATTTCACCAAAGTCTGGCTGTACTTGGTAACAGGGTCAGTTTTAGCTCATTAGaataatttcctttattttgtcACCTTTATTTCTCCCCTGTGTATGTTCTTCTTCCCAAAGCCAAGTTTtcttctgttaatctgtgtatgtGCTACTTAAAGCATTtgggaaaaaaggaagcaaacagaATATGATGAAATACAGAGCCTAAAAGCAAGCCTTTACCGAGAATAACGATCACAGTGGAAATGCACAGCTCTCTGGGTTCCCACACAAAGCATAATTGGAACCAgggggatggctcagctggtggaAATGCTCGCTGCACAAGCCCTGTGACCTGAGACGGGTCTCCAGAAGTTACacacaggaggaaagaaagaactgactttgTAAAGTGTCCTTTCCTGTTCACACGCACACTGCGGAACAGGACACAGGCATgtcatataagcacacacacaaagataataCATTTGAGAAACTttatttaaggatttatttttataggtgtgcatgtgagtgcggGTGTTCTCACAGCCAGAGAGGGcgacagatcctctggaactggagttccaggtgtgagctgcctgatgtgggtgctgggaagttaACACCAGTCCtcagacagaggaagaaatgctcttaactcagtcatctctccacaGCCAGTAATCAATATGTTTTATGAATGAGAAATTAGACCAATAAAAATCAACGATCTTGCCTTGTGAAAGAGGATGAAAAGAGAAGTTATGAAGTGGATTATGTTTGGAATCCAGGTACAAAGCAGCCACCCTCTGGGAGCTAACTCTCAAAAGCTGGTATTTAAAGTAAACACATGGAAAGTCTAATAAAAATTCCCAAACACGAGGTGAGACATTTCCTCGTGAAGCATTTAAATCATTCTCCACCGGGAACACATAAATTAAACCTCGAATGGGTTGTCATGCAACTATCATAGTGGCTAAAATAACACCAGAGATGAACAAAAGGCAGGGAAACCATTGTATGTAAAATGTTAGAGCGTGTACTGGAATACATATTGATCTTTCTcccactcaaaaaataaaagcatgcaaATATTCAACTAACATACTACCTAGCTATTCTTGTGCCTGGAGTTTCCCTCAGAGAAGGAGATCTCATGCTCACAGAGTGACCTGTTCATGCATGTTAACGGCAGAGCCATTGGTCACTGCCACAGCCTGGGAATGTTCTGGATATCTTGTGATAGGTAAGGAGTCCAAACCATGGAATGAGACTGTAGCAAACGGCAAATGAGACGGCTGTGGGATAACTCGGCTGACCTGTGGGAGTTTTCTGCAGTGAAAACCACTACTCTCTAAGAGCTTTCTCCTGTAACTCCATGAACACATTGTTGGGAAATATCCTGCCTAGAAAGGACTACATAAAACAAACAGAGGTTAGTGGCCAAGTCGGGGAGGGGTTGgggattttaaaaatgtagatacGACCAGGAAATCTGGACGAGGGGATTTTCTGCTCCCTGCCTGCAGTTCTGGCTTCACACGGATACATTTTATCCAATGTGCAGAACCCAGCGCCTTCTGCCTTCTATTCCGCACCCCAGCACTAGTAAAACactaaggaagaaaggaacactGTGATTTTATATAACCTAGATAGCCGCATAAGGGGGAAAGAGGTAAAGGCTACATAAAATGCTTCTCACTTATTTTTGTGGAAGGCAGATGCATAATGACctccagtttttaaaatgtttaattagcgGCTAAGCGGAGGAAATACCTTAGGGTGTTTTTACTTGACTTATCTAATCAGTTGGTGCTGATGTTGATTTGCTCTAGTTCTGTGTTGTGGAGGTAGAGGGGTCATATTCTCAGGCGGAAAATTTAAATACCAGCAGTTGACATCTACAGACATGGAGCACCCTGCAGAGCTTCCCACCTTCCCCTGGTGCTTTGGGAAGTCTGCATTTCCCATACAGAATCAGTCCAGCAAGTTGTTTCCTGGGAGTAAATTAAATCTCTCAGAGCACACTGGTGCCCTCAAAGGACCTCAGTGCAGACTGCCTCTTACTCCTAGGAGGTAGGGAAACTTCCATTATTGACAGGCCCAGAATATCTCTAAGGGAAAAAGATTTCtctaaaggcaaaaaaaaaaaaaaaaaaaagcctaaaggAGAATATAAAATAAGTCCATTACAATGACTAAATTACTACATCAGAGAAAATTTAAGCATGACATTAGTATAACACTTTTACTTAAGgctagaggaggaaagagaataaaaagtgCAAGGTAGTTAATAAGAATTTGAGAACTGCCAAAGTTTAGCTTGAGAGAGAAGCATGCTCATACCACAGTCAGGCCACTGGGGGCGCTGACACTCAGCCCTGGGGAGGGCACCCCAGTGGGCTGGAAACACAGGACAGAAACCAAGGCATTTGCCTTTCGGAAGTGCCTGGCGTCTGTACTCCAGGAAACTGTATGCGGACTTGCTGCAGTCGGAAAAACAGTCAAGCAAAGGATGTGAGTGGATTCAGATGCTCTGCCGTATCATAAGGGAGCACAGATGCTTTCAGTAACACCGTTAGATGAGGGAAAGCTAAGTGTTGCGGAGAGGAGTAACTCATCCTTAACAAAGCAACTGACCGTAACCAATACAGGTGCATCCCTACATGTACTGATGTACTTGCACTTTCGAAAAGCCAGAGCAGAGACTTCTGGAAAACTACAAAAATCTCCAGTCTTTCCAAAAGATTAGGAATCTAGGAGAAGCTCCTGATTTCAATGGACCACACCgtggtttgtttcttgtttgtttgtttgtgttgagtCGTTCAAATATATAAACTCACCCTTGTGATGCAGATTTGGGACTGAAGTGAGCCGAGTGAACAGACACAAATGTTTTGTTACACATGCTtgtcatatatatgtttttacctCGCTAGCAGCTACatggaaaagtaaaacagcaacCTAAGATTCAATTAATATTAAGTCACACCAAGCAAAATATGTTAAGATATCGCCAACGGTAATTTAACTATCACACTGGATATCTATCTCTGATGGGGGagtggtttctttttatttagttttctattgtttttactGAGTTTACAGAAAGTGCTTTGTCGCTAATGGCCTACCTTGGTTCACAGCAATCTTAGCGCATTCCAAGGACTTGACGCCCTATCATGCTGTTTTATCCCCATGCGCAGTTCTAGGGGATGGGAGGTTTGAATCTGGTTTCCTTCAGACACCTTTAGCGTGGGTCAGGCCAGCGATGCCTGGCTGCACCCCACCCTGGCCCTGGTCTCAAGACCTCATCTTGGCCCAGCTTTTCATCCTCAGCTCTGTCCCTTTCCAGCAGAGTGGGTACACTTCAGACTGGGTACACGTCATTGACACCAGTGTGCCTTTAGGTTTATCACAAAAATCTACATTTGAAGTGAACCAAACTCAGTATGTTTCGAAAACTCTAAGAAGGGGGCTTTTAAAACCCGTTAAAGTGATTTCCTACCAAAAGCGAAGGATAAGCATCTTTAGTTTTGCTTCTCACTGTGGAAAGTTTGGGCAACTGCAGGTGTCTTCCTTCTACTTAAGGAACTGGAATAAGTAATTTTCCTGAAGGAAATTCCAGCTGCCCAAAGCCCAAAGAATCTGATGTCTTCCCCCGAAAACCTGATAGGGAGTTGTAAGCTTAAACTTACAACtgtttaaattttgatttatgcTTCAACTCAACTCAGGCACTGAGCATCAAGGTAAGTTTAGTGTTTTCATTAATCTCACGAGCCTTTGTTTCTTCGGTTATCTATGGAGAATTTATTTAACacagtttaaatatttaaatgtaaaattcaaATAAACAACACATGATAAACTGCCCAAGCAAAAACTGTAAAATCACTGGAATTTGTGGTAGCTAAGGGAACTGCCAGCGGTGTACATTGCAATTTTGAGTTTACTGGTAGCTCTGTGcttaaaacttaagaaaaaaatagaactgaTTTTCAGCACGATAACCTATAGTCAGACAGGTGGTCCTTTTGAAATCTGGACCAGCGCAAATGTATTCACAGAGATTCTCAAGTGGTTTGGGTCAGGCTGGTTTTGAAGGAGGTTGAGGGTGGGAGGCAGCCACCCACCCTGTTGCTAACAGGGCTTTGTGCCTAGGAATGGGCGTGCTTGGAGAGGGGTCACAGGACTGGCCATGGACAACCATTCGCTCAGCTGAATTCCCTGTCTATCACGGACTAGTTAGTATAAGAGGAGGATGGCATTTCACGCCATGATCGCCTAGATTGTCGCTATAGCTGCTAGAAAACCAGCTGTGCTTTTTGAGAACGCTGTCTTGAAAGTTCACTGATTTCTTTTATTCCTAGTATTTCCTTTACTCTCCCAGAGTTAGTCACAGAGTGCTATTGCTTACATTCTTGCAGGGATCCCTGAGGTAAGGCTGCTAGTCATGTCGTAGCGAgggatgacattttttttcttttacactcTTTTAATCACTAGTCagcaaataaaatatgatttaataAAATTTGATATACACATAGGCAACTAATGAAACATAATTTTTTCAGGATTATAAACTCTGAAAAATACTTCatcattttacaaaacaaaacaaaacaaaacaaaaactatcggTTTTTCCATAGCCAGTTTTCTTACTAAAGCGAATACAGATTTATTTATATGGAGGCCATCAGGATCACACCACTGGCccacaggtgtgtgtatgtgtgtgtgtgtgtgtcctcatcaCACCACACTTCATACACATGAGAAGGCAGTCTTGTTATTTTATCTCAGATCTGTTAATGTTCAGCTGGACTTTCCATAAAATACTCTATTAATCCAGGCTCCCCTCTCCCcaatgtatattttctttcttttaagatcaAGGGAATAaaaccatatgtgtgtgtgtgttattaacACAAATGGAAGGCAATTTTTAAACTTCTCCTGAGTATTGGGAATTTCTATGTATAGCCAATAGAACAACAGTGGAAAACCAAGTTGCTTACTTAAGGCTTTGAGAGCAGCTTCCTTTGCCTGAGAACCCACTGTTACTTCCCATTCTTACACTGGACAGTCTGTTCCTCCTTGTTAATGCTGCACAGTGATCagagcataaaatatcttcaGGGCATTGGACACCAATGGCAATACTTCACGCCTACTCATAGGCCACCTATCAGCGACCTCCCAGAGCTGTGAGCGCAACCATTTCCAGGACACTGAAGCAGGTgatccacacacacactcgccAGTCACCAGGTTTCCAGGAAAATGTCAGCTCTCCTACCCAATACGGAAAGCTACCAGAcagggaaaaaggagaaatgttgcATTGGTTTTTATTACCTTTGGTGTTGTTTGAAGCGTAGAGAGGATTTGAAATTCCGTTCTGCTAAGACATGCAGAATGGTGATATACAGggtcatttattaaaaaaaacacacaagatTAAAAATAAGCCTGCAGTTACTGGGTAACTGGAATATTTTGGTAGAACTATAGTTTACTCTGTGCGCTGATACACTGGAGATAAAGGTTCACACGTTCACCAGGTTAGGGTTCTCCAAACATCCCCAGTCCGCTCTTAAATCCTCAGACAAAGCAAATCTAGGGTTGATGCTCAATGTCTTGGCTTTCCAATACTTCAAGTCCATAGCCGAGACACTATGCTGCTGGTTACTGAGACCCCACACTGCATACTGTTTACCGAGACCTCATGCTTCATAGTGCTTACTGAGACCCCACAATCATACTTCTGGGACCCCACAATCATACTTCTGAGACCCCACACTGCATACTGTTTACTGAGACCCCATGCTGCATACCGCTTAAAGTCCTCTAGCTCCTGTGATGTGATTTGGtctaaagattttaattttgtgCATGATTCTTATTTTACAAGAAGGGACACACATTTATGGAGTTTTACCTAATGAactgtcaaacaaacaaacaaacaaaacaacaacaaaaaaacaaggctTCAGAATCTAAACCCCTCTGTGCAGACATTGCTTTTCTCGTGTTTATGTTTGGGGAGCTGTGGTGACCGGAATGGCTCCTAAGGGTATGGAAAAGCTCCTTCATGAATGAGTTACCTTAGGTTGTGGCTTGACTGGATGTCCTCATCTGGACATGAGATAAATATGTCTACCCGTATTATACACACAGAAGACTGACACCATTCCAACTGCAACTTCTTACTTCACGGTCATATTACAGCTTGGGTCAGCGCTAAATTATATAATTCCTGGAGTCTACAGAGACCAATCCTGCAGTGAAACAGACTCAACAATTTTCACTGATTTGAAGGAAAAGCTAATTGCATGTGGTGAGGGAACTTCCTGTGGCTCCTTAAAAGAGACAGGAGTAATTAATTTAAACTTTAACAAACTGCCAGTGCCATCTTTATAgactgtgtgtgaatgttttccttttgaaaatctGGGAAAGGAATGCCATATAAGGAAAATCATCTTGTAAACAACAAAAGAGGCAGGGATCAGCTACTTCCCATAAGGGAAACTATACACTGTATTGATTCTACTGATAAAGGTTTTGagttgttttctttgtaaagaagtaTCTATTCCTCACTAGGGGAAGCAGGAGGTGTCTGGCTTTCATTTCCCTGCTAATTCAATAACAACACTGAGTGCTCAGAGCTTTCAAAAACAACTTTCCTTGGCTTTGGGCTCTAGTGTGATTTTACTTTCACCTGGATGTGTTTATTCTCTTGACAACCAGagtttattgttttattactgAGAGCCTTACAAAGAGCTGCATTTCCAAACTGGGGACAAAGACAAAGGTCTACATTTGTATTGATAAGCAgttgaacctgaagctcacaactgtttttttttttttaagttggaggTATGAACTTGAAGACAAATTGCCAACACACATCATCAACCATCAAGACAAACCTTCTTCTTCAACTCTTGAAAATAGAGCCTAGAAGACTTGCAAACTGCCTCAGATTTTCTTGGTACCAAAGGGTTGGGATGTAGATCTCACAGGCAGATGGTAGCTTGTTTTAACTGTGTCTGATATGATAAGAAGTAATTTGGTAATGGTTGCTTATTAGAGACAAACTGTAGTGTTGCATGGAATTCTTTAGTGAATAGCCATCTCTAGCAATCCCCCCCCAAGTTGTGAAAATGTCCAGCCTTGAATATTTCCCTATACTCCATTTTGCACATAAAAATGTCTACTGTAGGAGTCACTTACCACATGTAATCAATTGCATTGGCTTTAATTGAAAAAGATAGCTAGAAATTTTCTGTGGGTGGTTTTAACAGTACAAGGAGTACAAGGTGCTTTTTATTTAACAgaaacatttgtaaaataaacTGTGAAAGCAAAAGCAGGCTACAAAAGGGGGGGTGGAGGTTCAGGTTGCCTCTGCTTTGTTCAAACATGTTACAGGCTGCTATGCCACGATGGATAAACACTACAAAGTGTCAATTAGCATTTGATAATGGAATTTCAAACATTCCCCCCCACCCAGAGCACTATGGAAAATATGTATAGGTATGGTAAACATTCCTCCTCCGACTGTCATAATCTCGTGGTCACGTAATCTTCGAGGGCTGCTGTGTCCGTGGGGCTTAAGTCATAGTCTATGCTCGAGTCCTCCTCGTGGGCATGCTTCTCCTTCGGTATGATAGGGACAGTGTCTTCCACCACCACCTTCTCTGACTTGAAGGAGCACACTCTCTTGCCTACCTGTAAACCCAAAGTGTCCGTATTCCTTTCTCTATGGTCTACTAGTACACACTGTTCATTGAGCCCAGGAATGCTGAAGTCACCCCGTGAAGCTAATCCTTGGGATTCCAGTTGGATATTTCTCTCAAGTGGTCCTGCCGCCTGTTGACGAGTAATTTCTTCTGAAACAGAGAAGATTTGGTTGGCGTTTTGCTCAGCAGCATTTTGTTTTGACCGTCTATGAAACAACCCGAAGTTTTTGATATCAGCCACAAAATtcacttttctctgcttctccctggGCGGCTCCTGCACCACCAGAGCGGAACCATTGCTTATGGTATGTCTCTCGGAGGCAATGGCTGCTGACCTCGGGTGGATCAGAGTGGTTAAATCAAAGAGGCTGAGATTCTTTCTCTTGTCCTTGCTATTACCTTCACTGCAGCTCTTTTCGTCGGCGTCTGCTGAACTCGCCGTGGTGCCTGACGGTATTGTGGAGAGCTTGCTTCCTCGGAGCAATCCCAGAACTTCAAAGCGGAAGCTAGAAATGTCTTGCTTTAGTTCCTGAGTGAAATTTAAATGACAGATTAGGTGATCACTTGTGGAAACATTATATCCTAATGTCATAGATCGATCTGAAATGGCCCTGCACCTTTGAAGAGCTAGGGCTCTGAGCTCCTGGCACTCTACTTAGCAAGTCAGGCTCTTTCTGTGTCACCTGGTGTCATTTTGATGTAACTTCCCTGTTGGCATTTTATATCCTAGTATGATGGTTGGTCTTCATTGCCAACATGACTGAGCAGAGAGATCCCCAAAGCATGCTTCTAGGTGTGTCTGTGATGCTGAAGATACAAGCCCCACTCAATGGATTAATTTTATACCATGGCACTTAGGGCTAGGTGGGACCTGCTGGGTAAAGGAGGTCACAGAGAGCATGTCCATGGGACTACACAGCGCCTTTGGCCCCTTTCTACTCCTGGCAGCCATGGTGGGAACTATACCACCATACCCTCTCTGCCAGACGGATCAACACTTCTAAAACCATGACCCGAATACACACTTTCTCTTTTAAGGTGCCTTTCTCTAGTGTTTTGTCACAATGAGGAGAAAAATGGCTAAGGCACAAAAAGAAATCTTCTAAGGATGACTGTACagcaggttttttgttgttttttttgtttgtttgtttttattctctttgagATGGtggttttaaattatttcctCTCTGGAGTCTGCATCTAACTGTCAGGCCACTTCCTGCTCTTGGGTTCACAtgtcttaaaacatttttctatgcAAAGGGGTATCCAAAGCAAAATGACAAGGAGCCTACTCTTCTGAGAAACTTCCAAGTCTTGGTACCTTGGGGAGTGTCTTACGCCAGCCACTGTGTCCTTAAGGCCTGGCTCCAATTCACATGAGACTCCTAGATCTTTTTTCTATGTCTTTGGGAAACTTCTTTGCGCCCACCCCATATCCCTCTGCCCTCCAGGGCAAAGAGAATCGCTTAGCCTTATCATTGAGATTTACAGTAAAATATTCTGGAATTTAGTTAATTGACAATCTGTGCTGTAGGCTTGCCAGTTTCCTGACTTGCTGACCTCAATGAGTGCTTAGCTGCGGTTGCTGTAAAGGTCTTTAATGCTTTGGTGTGTTTGATTTTGCCTGTCAAATCTTATTCACCTTAAACATTCCTCTAACGTTTCTGGACAGTCATGTGGAATAAAAGAATCACTTAACATTTAATCTGAAACTTCTCATTTTCCTGTCTTCACTCACTACCAGTCACATgactttaaaattagaaaatcaagTCCAAAGACTAAgcttaaaatgaaagcaaacctTAATTAAATTCCTGCCCCCAAGAGCTGCAGCGACCCAGGAAGTTTGTGCTATTGTTAGTGGGCTGGTTCGTAAACGCTTCCAAATTAGAAATCAGGCTGACATACAAATGGAAGGCTTACCCGGTAGCAGGGATTGGGGTCATGGTAGCAGGGACTAGGATTTCCCTTCCCACTAAATTAAGTCCCCTTGACAATGAGTTAAGTATGCTTCAAAGCAATTTAGGAACTATCTCTACTTTGctgttgtctttctgtctgtcttccctcTCCCTAAACTCCATAGACGTTTAAGACACAGAAGGCATGACACGGATGTCTGTAAGAACACATAGGGTTGCGTTTGCAGCTCTGGTTTTAAAGGCTGCCTCCGGGTGAGGCCTTACCTTGACGTTCTCCTCTGTCAGATGAGGCCTTACCTTGACGTTCTCCTCTGTCAGGCCCTCTTCGGTTTTTGCCTCTCTGATCATGGCTGCCACATACCGCTTCACCAGATTCCTCATGACCTCCTGAGAGACAGGATTGACATTCAGTTCATGAGTTCAATTTCTGCCCATTTTAACAGCGATCTGGGGTCTGAACACCAGCATTACTTACTTGATATTGATGGTGTCTCCTCAGGTTGTCAGCAGCCCGCCGCTGAAAGGGAAAAGACAGTCCTGTGAGGTTATACGGGTTCATTATTATCCGAAACATTACTGCTTCCGTAGATAAGGCTGTTCTTGTTGTCTTTGGTCaccaaagtgggggggggggggcaatgagCCATAGTTACAGAGAGGAATCACACACATCCAAAGAACCAGTGGACAAAAGTCAAAAAGCACACGTATATAATCTACAGGACTCTTCAAACACAATTGTAGTAATAGGAACTTGGTTCTGGGGCAGGCCATGAAAGAATGAGCTAATTACATTGAATACACACTCTGCAACCCTGGAAATACCCCAAGGTGGAAAGAGGAAATAACCAGGGAGGGCAATAGCAAACAGAGTTGatgttttttttcataaatatcaacacagaaatatatagagatcAGTCATCGTAGGTGGCAATACATGACCGGAAAGCTTACAGGACAGAGAACTTGCAATCATATGTCCATTGAAGGGAATTCCCATTTTAGCTAGATGAGACTTCATAAGATCAATGAATGAAGAATTATTCATCCACACCACTAATTAATCTTATGATTTTTAAGGCAGCGAGTGTGACTCTCAGCCACCTTTAGCCATGGATTTTTGCAGGCGGCACCCAGAGTAGCCGGGACTCATGATTGAGTCCTCCCAGTAAGTCCTCCACCACCGAGTCATGCCCATTGTGCTTCCTACGTCAGTTAGCTCTTCAACGAGATTGTTTCAGGAGATGGGTAGGTGTGTGTGCAATGATGGGATAGAAAGAGTGGAAAGAAGAGGATGATGATGGGAAAGGTCCATTAGAAAGTGAGTTAAATAACAAATGagattaaaattttatcttttcgTCTTTCACAAGTGTGCT
Proteins encoded in this region:
- the Trpc4 gene encoding short transient receptor potential channel 4 isoform X4; this translates as MWDGGLQDYIHDWWNLMDFVMNSLYLATISLKIVAFVKYSALNPRDSWDMWHPTLVAEALFAIANIFSSLRLISLFTANSHLGPLQISLGRMLLDILKFLFIYCLVLLAFANGLNQLYFYYEETKGLNCKGIRCEKQNNAFSTLFETLQSLFWSIFGLINLYVTNVNAQHEFTEFVGATMFGTYNVISLVVLLNMLIAMMNNSYQLIADHADIEWKFARTKLWMSYFEEGGTLPTPFNVIPSPKSLWYLVKWIWTHLCKKKMRRKPESFGTIGRRAADNLRRHHQYQEVMRNLVKRYVAAMIREAKTEEGLTEENVKELKQDISSFRFEVLGLLRGSKLSTIPSGTTASSADADEKSCSEGNSKDKRKNLSLFDLTTLIHPRSAAIASERHTISNGSALVVQEPPREKQRKVNFVADIKNFGLFHRRSKQNAAEQNANQIFSVSEEITRQQAAGPLERNIQLESQGLASRGDFSIPGLNEQCVLVDHRERNTDTLGLQVGKRVCSFKSEKVVVEDTVPIIPKEKHAHEEDSSIDYDLSPTDTAALEDYVTTRL